Proteins encoded in a region of the ANME-2 cluster archaeon genome:
- a CDS encoding CcmD family protein — protein sequence MSVYISIFITAMVIWTIIILYLVHMDGKLRKLEKKMSVLEHESSTH from the coding sequence TATTTCAATATTCATCACTGCAATGGTAATCTGGACCATCATTATCCTGTATCTTGTCCACATGGACGGAAAATTGCGAAAACTTGAGAAAAAAATGAGTGTACTTGAACATGAAAGCTCGACACATTAA